The DNA segment AGGCCATAGCCTGCCGTTGCTGGAGCACAAGGGCGTCACCGTCGATCCGGCCGCGCACCAGGTGTTCTTCCACGGCCAGCCGGTCGATCTGGCGCAAAAAGAGTTCGAAGTGCTCAGTTATCTGATCAGCCACGTCGGCCAAGTGATTTCCCGGGCCCGCCTGGAAGAAGCGCTTTACGCCTGGGGTTCGGAGGTGGAGAGCAACGCGGTCGAGGTGCATATCCACCATTTGCGGAAAAAACTCGATACCAATTTGATCCGTACCATCCGTGGCGTCGGTTACATCATCGACGACAACTGATGGCCAAACCCCTGCGGTTGGCGCCGCGTTCGTTGAAAAAGCAGCTGTTGCTGTCGCTGCTGTCCTCTCTGCTGCTGGTCTGGGGCGCCACCGCGTACATCAATTACCGGCAAACCCGCGACGAAATCGCCGAACTGTTCAATGCCGAACTGGCGCAATCGGCGCGGGTGGTGCACGCCTTCGTCGAAAACATGCTGCGCCAGCGGGCGCTGACCAAACTGTGGGAGCGCGAGAAAACTCCCGAGCTATTTGACACGCCGATTCTCGGCCATAAATACGAACGCAAGATCGCCTTCCAGTTACGGTCAGTGAAAGACGGCGTGATCCTGCGCTCGGAGAGTGCGCCGGAATTTGCCTTGTCGCTGACTCGCAACGGCTACAGCGAAACGCTAATCAACGAACAGCTCTGGCACGTCTTCAGTCTGAGTAGCGAAAACGGCGAGTACGTAATCCACGTCGGCCAGCGCGAGGATATCCGCCGGCAATTGGTGGAGAGCATCGCCGGCCAGCAAATCGTCGGGGTCTTGATTGCGCTGCCGATCTTGGGCTTGGTGATCTGGTGGATCGTCAGCCGCACGCTGTCGCCGGTCAACCGCTTGCAGCAAGAGCTGGCCAGCCGCGAGGCCGGCTACCTGCAGCCTTTGTCGGAACAGGGCTTGCCGGACGAGATGCGGCCGGTGGTGCAGCAAATCAACAGCCTGTTCGCGATGCTGGAACAAGCCTTCGCCAACGAACGCAATTTTACGTCCGACGCCTCGCACGAACTGCGTACCCCGCTGGCCGGCTTGCAAACCCAATTGCAGGTGGCGCAAAAAGCCGCCGATCCCGCCATGCGCAGCCAGGCCATCGCCAAGGCGCAGCAGGCGGTGGTCAGAATGACGCATCTGGTACAGCAACTGTTGACCTTATCCCGCGTGCAACACCAGGCCGGCATCGCCATGCAGCCTGTCGACGTCTATCAGGCTTTGGCCGATACCCTGGCCGATCTGGACCATCTGGCGCACGCCAAGCATATCGAGCTTGAACTGCACGGCCAGGCCGGCCTGGCGGTGGAAGCCAATCCGCAATTGCTGCAAATTCTGCTGCGAAATCTATTGGATAACGCCATCAAATACACTCCCGCAGGCGGTGCAGTGCGGGCCACCTGCGGCCGCGACGACGGATGGATTTTGATCACGGTGGACGACGATGGGCCGGGGGTGGCCGACGGCGAATACGAACGCCTGAGCCAGCGCTTTTACCGTTGCGTGGAAACGGCGCATACCGCCGAGGGCAGCGGCTTGGGCTTGTCAATCGCGCAGCGCATCGTCGCGTTGCACGGTGCCCAGATCGGTTTTGCCAAATCGGCGATGGGCGGTTTGCAAGCCCGGCTGCGCTTGATTGCTAAGGCCAGTCCCGGTTAGCGAGATCTGGAGCGCTTGGCCATGGTTGGAAACGCAGCACTTTGCCGATTCTGCTTTCGGTCGCGATATGGTGTAATCGGCGCTTTTCGATCAACCCGTTATTAGGCCATGCCGAATTCCAGGACCGCTCATTTTTGGATTGCGCTATTTAGCGTTGTTGGATTGCCCGGTTGCGGCGATATCCCCGGCCTCGGTCAACCGGCCGCCAAGCCGCTGGCTGCGACGCTAACGGCGCCGGTCGATCTGCCGGCCTTGCACTTGCAAAATGTCGCCAGTTTCGATGTGTACCTGGACCGGAACCGGCTGCATGCCGTTTTCCTGGCCACGGCCACCGATACTAAAACGCCTTCTGTTGCCTACCTGCATTCCGACGATGGCGGCTTACACTGGTCGGCGCCGCAAGCCATCGCGCCAAGCGCCGGCCGGCCGATCGAATCCAAAGCCGGCAACGATATCCAGATCGCCGCCAGCGGCGAGAATCTGCTGGCGGTTTGGCAAGCCACCGGCGAATTGCCCGGCATGGGGCCGCTGGCCAGCGCCTATTCCAGCGATGGCGGGCGAACCTGGACGGCCGGCGCCAAGCCGACCGGCAGCGATGCCGACCAGTCCCACCCCGATTTGCTGGCGGACGCCGACGGCCGCTTCCATGCCGTCTGGCTGGACGACAGGGACGAGAATGGTTACCAAGGCCTGCGTTATGCCCGCTCCAGCGACGCCGGCCAACATTGGGAACTGGCGCAAACCATAGACGACACCAGTTGTTCCTGTTGCTGGAACCGGCTGGCGGCGGGTGCGGACGGCGGGATTAATGCGTTGTATCGAGATATGGTGCCGCGGGACATGGCACTGGCACAGTCGGCCGACGCGGGAGCAACCTGGCGCCGGGCCGGCAGCGTCGGCGCCTTCGGCTGGCAGTTCGACGGTTGCCCGCACAACGGCGGCGGTTTGGCGCTGGCCGGCGACCGATCGTTGCACAGCGTGGTCTGGACCGGCGCGGAAAACCGGGTTGGGTTGTATCATATGCAATCCAACGATAACGGCGCCAGTTGGACGCCGCCGCAACGTCTGGGCGAAGGCCCGGCGTTCCATGCCGATATTGCCGCCGGCTCCGGCCGATTGGTGGCAGTGTGGGATGCATTGGGGCCGGAGGGTTCGCGGGTCTATTTCAGCGAATCGGCCGATAGCGGCCGCAGCTGGTTACCGGCCCGGCAATTGTCGCCCGCCGCGGCATCCTTTCCGCGCATCCTGGCGACGCCGAACGGGTTTTTGGCGATGTGGCTGGAGCAATCGCCGACCGGCAAAGTCTGGTCGGCAGCCGTTTTACAATGATTTTACGAATTTAAGAGGTGGTCATGCCCAAGTTAGACATAACAACAATAATAAAACCCGGCTTGCTGGCGCTCGCGCTATTGAGTCCGTTACCAGTTTTTGCCCATGCGATTCTGGTGAAGTCGCAACCGGCCAAGGACGAGACGCTGACCGAATCGCCGAAGCAAATCGATTTGTGGTTTAACGACGCGGTGCGCAGCGAGTACAAGGCGCTGGCCGTGATCGACAGCACCGGCAAACGGGTCGACAACCACGACGTCGAGCAAAGCCTGACCAACGGCGCCAATATCCACGCCACCGTGCCGACGCTGGCGCCCGGCGTCTATACCGTACGTTACCGGGTGGTTTCCGAAGATACCCACATCGTTACCGGCAAGTTCGAATTCACCATCAAACCTTAATCGGCTTCAGTCATGACAATTCAAAGATTTTCCGCGTTTTGGGCGCTAGTCCTGCTAGGCGCCCTGTTGCTGAGCGGTTGCGACAAACTCGATTTCGGCACCAAACAATCCAACGCCCTGGGTAACCGGCCCGACCTGGATTGCATTATCGCCAACGACTTTTACGCGGTGCATTTCAGCGCCTATCTGCAGCCCGACAAGAACGACAAAACCGTCGACGCCAAAACCGCCTTCGTGCCGTTTTGCCAACAAATCCCGCGCGCCGGCAAAATGTTTTTCACCGCCGATTTGATCGATCGCGACATCCGCAGCACGCCGATCGGCATCCGCTTGGTGGAAGTCGAAAAAACCGGGCAAAAAGTGCCGGATGACATCCGCGAAATTCGCACCGTTACCGAAATTCCGGCCAAGCTCTATCCGAAAGGCGCCGTCGAGGCCCAAGCCGATGTCGATAAAACCGGCGATTACGTCTTGTATCTGCTGATCGGCGATGCGATCGAGGACGACGATAAATTCCGCGTCGCCTTGCAAGTCGGTGTGGCGCCGGACGGCCAGCAACCGCCCTGGCTGGTCATCGGCGGCGTCGCTGCGGCGATCGCGGCGGTGGCGGGCTTTCTGGTTTATTTGCTGCGCCGGAAACGCAAAGCCGCCGCAGAGCAGGAATAAAGCCGATGGCTAGATTGTGGGACATGTCGGCGTCGGCCGGCTGCAGGTATGTTTTGGCGATGGTTTTGCTTTTGATTTCGAACTGGGCCGCGGCGCACGCGCCGGGTTTGAGTTCGATAGAGTTGACGATGCAAGCCGACCGCGTCGTCGCCAAAATGACCTTTGCTTTGCAGGACATCGAAGCCTTTTCGCCGATGGATACCGACCTGGATGCCGAGGTCAGCGCCGCCGAACGCGAAGCGGCCAAACCCGCCGTGGCCCAACTCCTGGCCGAGCAGACCCGGGTCAACATCGACGGTGCCGACGTTCTGCCGGTTGTGCCGGGTAGCGTGAATTACGACGACCAGAACAATGCCCATGTCGAATTCAATTTCCAGCCGGCGCCGAAACGGCAATTGCTGATGCAGTCCAAGTTTCTGGCCTGGTTACAGGACGGCCACCAGCAGCATCTGACCGTACGCGATGCCGGCGGTAAACAAATCGCCGAGAAAATGCTGCGCCGCGATGATGACCAATTCCAGCTCGATCTCACCGCAGCCGCCGGCGCCGAGGCCGGCCACGCCGGTTCGACCTTTCTGGATTTTCTGAAGCTGGGCGTCGAGCATATCCTGACCGGTTACGACCATTTGCTGTTTCTGTTCGCGCTGCTGGCGGTCACCCACAGCTTCTGGCCGGCGATCAAAATCGTCACCTTTTTCACGATCGCCCATTCCATCACGCTGGCCTGCGCCGGCTTGAATCTGGTGGATTTGCCGAGCAGTTTCGTCGAACCGTTCATCGCTGCGACGATTGTGTATGTCAGCGTCGAAAACCTGATTCGGGGCGATCACCCCAAAGGTCGGGAATGGCTGACCTTCAGTTTCGGCTTGATCCACGGCTTCGGCTTTGCCAGCGTGTTGCGCGAGTTGGATATCAGTTCCGGCGATAGCGGCATCCTGATGCCCTTGTTGTCGTTCAATCTCGGTATCGAGACCGGCCAAATCGCAGTCGCATCCGTCGTCTTGCCGCTGATTTGGTGGCTGAACCACAAGCCCTATGCCGACAAGTTTCTGAAAGGCTGTTCGGCGCTGGTTTGCCTGGTCGGAGCATACTGGTTTATCGAACGGACCCTGCTTTAATCGGTCACGGTGCGGCAGCGATGCGGCAATTGGCCGCAGTTTGCCGGTCTGGCTGATTCCTTGCATTTATCGGACAATTTTTACAATTCGCTTAATTTTCTCTCCGCAGTTGCGTGCTATTTCCCAGAGCTGGCCAAAACGGATTTGTAATTGCTCGAAACCCACTGCCGCCTTTCGCTGCTGCGGGTCTGCGCGGAGTGCCTCAGCCGGCCGCCGGCGCCTATCGAAAGGAGCGTTCGTCTAATCTTGCGGTCTTGGCCGGCATAGTGGCGGCCGTCGCCGCGCTGCATTTTTTCGGGGTCCGTTGTTTGTTTTGCCCCAGTATTGCGCAGGCAGTCGCGCAACCCTTGCCATTGCAAGTTTCCACCATCAAGATCCGGGCGGCGCAGGCCGCGCCGGCCCGAGCCGCACCGCCGGAAACCGCCAATCCGGCGCAGAAAAAACCGCAACCCAAGCCCAAACTGAAGCGCGTTATCCCCCAGGCGCCGGCATCCGATTTCTCGGTGTTGGACCAGGTCCTCGATCAAGCCCCGAAACCAGAAATTCAGACCAACCGGCCCGAGATTGCCCAGGATGTGGTAGCTGACGGCGAAAAACCGGCGTTTACCGAGGCCTACCTGAGTGCTGAGTACCAGCACAACCCGAAACCGGACTATCCGAGCATTGCCCGCAGTCGGGGCTGGCAGGGCAAGGTCCTGCTGCGGGTGCAAGTGGACACCGAGGGCCGCGCCGAAACCGTGGCGCTCGAGCAAAGCTGCGGCCACGAGTTGCTCGACGAGTCGGCGCTGGAGGCCGTCAAACAATGGCGCTTCGTGCCGGCCAAGCGCGACGATGTTGCCGTCGCCAGCTCGGTGTTAGTGCCGATCATATTTTCGTTGCAAGACGAGCCGCCGATTTCCTAGGCACCGTTTCATTCCAAGCCAAATCCCCCTTATTGCCAGTTGGGCCGGTTTCGCCGGCTGCCTGCAAGCGCGTGTGACAAAAAAAATATAATTCATATTTATGTTAAGATCGCCGCTCTCCCGGATGGGCGGGAGATAGCGCGCGGATCGCCGATTCGCGCCCATTATTTGATTTCGGATTGGCCGGCGCTGGTCGGTTGGGGGCGTTGTGAAGATAGTGAAATTGGGATTCGGGCTGGTGTTATTGGCGTTGCTGACGGCCGGCTGCGGAGCGCCGGACCAAATCAACGCCAGGAATTTGCAAGCCGCCCACAAATCGATGAATCGCATCAAACAGCACTTGCCGCCGGATCGCCAGTTACCGTTCGAAGTGGCCTACTGGTTGGTGCGGGAGCAGCTCAAGCACGAAGCCGACTTTCTGAAAACGATAGACGGCAAGACCCCGTCGCAGTTGATCGAACTGGGGCAGGCCGCGTTCGGCGCGCGCAAATCTGCCGGCGACCCGAAATATGCGAGTTATCAAAACTGGGAGCAATTGCTTACCGAATCCGGCAAACAGCGCGCCGAGCTTGGTGATGCCGAACAGGCCGATCCGCGCGACAAGAAGGGCTATCCGCGAGTCGACTACAAAATGCACGCGATGTAACTACGGCATTTATGCGTCTGTTACTGGTCGAGGACGATCCGGCCTTTGCTGTACTGCTGGCCGCCGATTTGCGCGGCGCCGGCTACATCGTCGATACCGCTGGCGACGGTGAGCAAGGTGAATTCCTCGGCGCCACCGAACAATACGATGCGGCGATCCTCGATCTTGGTTTGCCCAAACTCGCCGGCCTGGAGGTGCTGAAATGCTGGCGCGACGCCAGTAACGCCATGCCGGTCATTGTGTTGACCGCCCGCGATGCCTGGTACGAAATCGTCGACGGTTTCAAGGCCGGCGCCGACGATTACGTCTGCAAACCCTGCCATCCCCAAGAATTGCTGGCCCGCTTACAGGCGGTTTTGAAGCGGGTACACCATTTCAACCAGTCCAGATTAACGGTGTTTGGCGTCGAACTCGACGAAGACGAGCAAACCGCGACACCAGCCGGCGGTGAGGCCCAGCCGCTGACCGCGATCGAATTCAGGCTATTGCGTTACTTCATGCTCAACGCCGGCAAGGTGTTGAGCAAGGCACAACTGGGCGAACACGTTTACAGCGAATCGGCCGAGCCCGACAGCAACGTACTGGAAGTCTACGTCAAACGCCTGCGCAAGATCGTCGGTAACGATTTGATCCACACCCGGCGCGGCCAGGGCTATCTGTTCGGCCTCAGGCCATGATGTCGTTACGTAAGCGCCTGGGCCGCGGCCTGATCGCGGTATTGTGCGCGATTTTCATCCTGCATTGGCTGGCCGCCGACTGGATTATCCGCAGCGCCGCGGAAAAGCAGATGGCCAACCGCTTGGCTGACGACGGCTATTCGCTGCTGGAGACGCTGGCCTATCGCGAAGACGACCAAGTCACCTTCGACAGCTTCCATATCAGTTCGGTTTATAACCGACGCCTGTCCGGCCATTACTACCTGGTTAAGGTCGACGCCCAGGCTTATCCGTCGCCGTCCTTGCTGGATTTCCCGCTGACCGTCGCAGCCGTCGGGCCGCAGCAATCGATGCTGTACCACGCGACCGGACCCAACCGCACCCCGCTGTTGGTGCTGAGCGTGGGTGTGGTCAAATTCGGGCATAGAATCAACATCAGCATTGCCGAAGACCTGTCGGCGGTGGACCACGACATCACCGCGATTCGCGCGGCTTATTTCGGCCTGACCTTGCTGATTTTGTTCAGCGCGATCGCCTTGTTGCGCTGGGACATCCGCCGCGCGCTGCGACCCTTGCACGCAGTGGGAGGCGAGCTGGAGCAGGTCGCCAACGGCGACCGGCAAAAAATCGACGCCCAGGTGCCAGAGGAAGTCAAACCGCTGGTCATGGAAATCAACCACCTGTTGGCGGTCGTGGTGCGGCGTCTGCAACAGTCACGCACGGCGATGGGCAATCTGGCACACGCGCTGAAATCGCCGATGGCTCTGTTGCTGCGAGTCGCCGACGATCCGCTATTCGATAGCCGCCCGGACTTGAAGCAGCAAGTCAGCACCCAGACCGAAACCATCCAGCGTTATATCGAGCGCGAACTGAAACGGGCCCGGATTGCCGGCGACCAACAGGCCGCCCCGGCCTGCAATCCGCATCGGGAAATCATCGCCTTGAAAAAGACCCTGCGAGCGATTTACGCCGACAAGCCGCTGGACATACAAGTGACCTCGCCCAACCAACCACTGCATTTCGACCGGGAAGACTTGATGGAAATCCTCGGCAACCTGTTGGATAACGCCTGCAAGTGGGCAAGACAGCGGATCGACGTGGAGTTGGAATTGGCCGAGCAATTGCTGATCCGCGTTGCCGACGACGGCCCCGGTTGCGCCGTCGATGGCCTGCAACACTTGACCCAACGCGGCCGGCGCCTGGACGAATCGGTGCAGGGCCACGGCCTGGGCCTCGGTATCGTGGCGGACATCGTCGCTACCTACCAGGGCACGATGAATTTTGGCCGCAGTAAGGCGCTGGGCGGCTTTTTGGTCACGGTGAGATTGGCGTTGCAACGCTAAACCGGATTCAACGCGCCGGGATTTTCAGTTTCGATTCAGCTAGCTTGGTTACAGTGCGCGCCGGCATTCAGTTTCGGCTCGCCGGAGCTTGGATGCGGTGCCAACCAAACTTGAAGCGAACTGAATCGTATGCAAAAACAACACGGATTACTGCCGGCATTGCTGGCCGGCCTGATGGCCCACAACGTCGCGACCGCCGAACCCGAAACCCATTCCCTTTCAGCCGACAATGCCGCCGACATGCTGACCAGCATCGAAGTGGCGGAAAGCGTCGAAAAAGCGGCGACTTTTTCCGGTTCGACGGCGGTGATCGGTAAAGACACCTTGGAACGGGATCAAGTCTTTACCGTTAACGAAGCCCTGCGCAAGGCGCCGGGCGTCTACGTCCGAGATGAAGATGGCTTCGGTTTGCGGCCGAATATCGCCTTTCGCGGCCAGAACCCGTTCCGCTCCACCAAGGTGTTGTTTCTGGAAGACGGCATTCCTTTCAACTTCGCGCCCTACGGCGACAACGATATTTACTACCATCCGCCGATCGAGCGCTACGACGGCATCGAAATCTACAAAGGCGCGGATTTGACTCAGTTCGGCCCGCAAACCATCAATGGTGCGGTCAATTATCTCACACCGAAAGTACCTAATACTCCCGGCGGCTTCGTCAGTTTTACCGGCGGTAATCGGGACTATTTGAACGGCCACGCCCGCTACGGCGGCATGGTCAAGAACGTTCAAGGCCTGGACGCA comes from the Methylomonas sp. EFPC3 genome and includes:
- a CDS encoding sensor histidine kinase, which gives rise to MMSLRKRLGRGLIAVLCAIFILHWLAADWIIRSAAEKQMANRLADDGYSLLETLAYREDDQVTFDSFHISSVYNRRLSGHYYLVKVDAQAYPSPSLLDFPLTVAAVGPQQSMLYHATGPNRTPLLVLSVGVVKFGHRINISIAEDLSAVDHDITAIRAAYFGLTLLILFSAIALLRWDIRRALRPLHAVGGELEQVANGDRQKIDAQVPEEVKPLVMEINHLLAVVVRRLQQSRTAMGNLAHALKSPMALLLRVADDPLFDSRPDLKQQVSTQTETIQRYIERELKRARIAGDQQAAPACNPHREIIALKKTLRAIYADKPLDIQVTSPNQPLHFDREDLMEILGNLLDNACKWARQRIDVELELAEQLLIRVADDGPGCAVDGLQHLTQRGRRLDESVQGHGLGLGIVADIVATYQGTMNFGRSKALGGFLVTVRLALQR
- a CDS encoding copper resistance CopC family protein; this encodes MPKLDITTIIKPGLLALALLSPLPVFAHAILVKSQPAKDETLTESPKQIDLWFNDAVRSEYKALAVIDSTGKRVDNHDVEQSLTNGANIHATVPTLAPGVYTVRYRVVSEDTHIVTGKFEFTIKP
- a CDS encoding energy transducer TonB — protein: MPLQVSTIKIRAAQAAPARAAPPETANPAQKKPQPKPKLKRVIPQAPASDFSVLDQVLDQAPKPEIQTNRPEIAQDVVADGEKPAFTEAYLSAEYQHNPKPDYPSIARSRGWQGKVLLRVQVDTEGRAETVALEQSCGHELLDESALEAVKQWRFVPAKRDDVAVASSVLVPIIFSLQDEPPIS
- a CDS encoding sialidase family protein, yielding MPNSRTAHFWIALFSVVGLPGCGDIPGLGQPAAKPLAATLTAPVDLPALHLQNVASFDVYLDRNRLHAVFLATATDTKTPSVAYLHSDDGGLHWSAPQAIAPSAGRPIESKAGNDIQIAASGENLLAVWQATGELPGMGPLASAYSSDGGRTWTAGAKPTGSDADQSHPDLLADADGRFHAVWLDDRDENGYQGLRYARSSDAGQHWELAQTIDDTSCSCCWNRLAAGADGGINALYRDMVPRDMALAQSADAGATWRRAGSVGAFGWQFDGCPHNGGGLALAGDRSLHSVVWTGAENRVGLYHMQSNDNGASWTPPQRLGEGPAFHADIAAGSGRLVAVWDALGPEGSRVYFSESADSGRSWLPARQLSPAAASFPRILATPNGFLAMWLEQSPTGKVWSAAVLQ
- a CDS encoding ATP-binding protein produces the protein MAKPLRLAPRSLKKQLLLSLLSSLLLVWGATAYINYRQTRDEIAELFNAELAQSARVVHAFVENMLRQRALTKLWEREKTPELFDTPILGHKYERKIAFQLRSVKDGVILRSESAPEFALSLTRNGYSETLINEQLWHVFSLSSENGEYVIHVGQREDIRRQLVESIAGQQIVGVLIALPILGLVIWWIVSRTLSPVNRLQQELASREAGYLQPLSEQGLPDEMRPVVQQINSLFAMLEQAFANERNFTSDASHELRTPLAGLQTQLQVAQKAADPAMRSQAIAKAQQAVVRMTHLVQQLLTLSRVQHQAGIAMQPVDVYQALADTLADLDHLAHAKHIELELHGQAGLAVEANPQLLQILLRNLLDNAIKYTPAGGAVRATCGRDDGWILITVDDDGPGVADGEYERLSQRFYRCVETAHTAEGSGLGLSIAQRIVALHGAQIGFAKSAMGGLQARLRLIAKASPG
- a CDS encoding HupE/UreJ family protein, with the translated sequence MARLWDMSASAGCRYVLAMVLLLISNWAAAHAPGLSSIELTMQADRVVAKMTFALQDIEAFSPMDTDLDAEVSAAEREAAKPAVAQLLAEQTRVNIDGADVLPVVPGSVNYDDQNNAHVEFNFQPAPKRQLLMQSKFLAWLQDGHQQHLTVRDAGGKQIAEKMLRRDDDQFQLDLTAAAGAEAGHAGSTFLDFLKLGVEHILTGYDHLLFLFALLAVTHSFWPAIKIVTFFTIAHSITLACAGLNLVDLPSSFVEPFIAATIVYVSVENLIRGDHPKGREWLTFSFGLIHGFGFASVLRELDISSGDSGILMPLLSFNLGIETGQIAVASVVLPLIWWLNHKPYADKFLKGCSALVCLVGAYWFIERTLL
- a CDS encoding response regulator transcription factor, with the protein product MRLLLVEDDPAFAVLLAADLRGAGYIVDTAGDGEQGEFLGATEQYDAAILDLGLPKLAGLEVLKCWRDASNAMPVIVLTARDAWYEIVDGFKAGADDYVCKPCHPQELLARLQAVLKRVHHFNQSRLTVFGVELDEDEQTATPAGGEAQPLTAIEFRLLRYFMLNAGKVLSKAQLGEHVYSESAEPDSNVLEVYVKRLRKIVGNDLIHTRRGQGYLFGLRP